A stretch of Lactiplantibacillus brownii DNA encodes these proteins:
- a CDS encoding MFS transporter, translating into MLSHNFTLIMLSRAILGLGIGLFSPHAISLIAHVYRGELRARLLGYQTGLSALGNAVLLAGAGWLVVISWQAVFWLYLVLAIIALLVWRFVPETKLTTTTTKLGHAKLPASHWGLAGLTFITYLLIWGVQLKLPSLFANRHFGDASILNWTLAAMNLGGLIAGLTFGRLHKRLHRYTLTLGYAGAAASILLLWLTNQSTVAIGAAIFFNFIYSYTGPYLVFTSNAGLADEQINTMSSYLTIATIISAFFAPLVWNLLGQLGPGVLTDNVLLWIMLILTLIAVATLLKPTAKGTLAHGK; encoded by the coding sequence ATGCTGAGCCACAATTTCACTTTAATCATGCTCAGTCGAGCTATTTTAGGCTTGGGTATCGGCCTCTTTTCACCCCATGCGATCAGCCTGATTGCTCATGTCTATCGCGGCGAGCTACGAGCCCGATTGCTTGGCTATCAAACTGGGCTGTCAGCGCTAGGCAATGCCGTTTTGCTGGCTGGCGCCGGTTGGTTAGTCGTTATCAGCTGGCAAGCCGTCTTCTGGCTTTACCTCGTATTGGCAATCATTGCGCTCTTAGTTTGGCGTTTTGTGCCCGAAACTAAGCTAACGACGACCACAACTAAGCTCGGCCATGCCAAGCTTCCAGCCTCACACTGGGGCTTAGCCGGTCTCACTTTTATCACCTATTTACTGATCTGGGGCGTCCAACTAAAGCTCCCCAGTCTATTTGCCAATCGCCACTTTGGTGATGCCAGCATCTTGAATTGGACACTGGCGGCAATGAACTTAGGTGGCTTAATCGCCGGTTTAACGTTTGGGCGGTTGCATAAACGGTTACACCGTTATACTTTAACGCTCGGCTATGCGGGTGCTGCCGCTAGCATCCTGTTATTATGGTTGACCAATCAGAGCACCGTGGCGATTGGCGCGGCAATTTTCTTCAATTTTATTTATTCGTACACGGGCCCATATCTGGTCTTCACCAGTAATGCGGGGCTGGCGGATGAACAAATCAACACGATGAGTAGTTACCTCACCATTGCGACAATTATCAGCGCCTTCTTCGCCCCATTAGTGTGGAATTTATTGGGTCAACTGGGGCCCGGGGTGCTCACCGACAATGTGCTCTTGTGGATCATGCTGATTCTCACATTGATCGCCGTTGCCACCCTCTTGAAACCAACTGCGAAAGGAACACTAGCACATGGAAAATAA